The proteins below are encoded in one region of Bacteroides uniformis:
- a CDS encoding LrgB family protein, with protein sequence MNFLENEFFLLAVTFGIFFLAKLLQKKTGIMLLNPILLTIAILIVFLKMTHISYETYNEGGHLIEFWLKPAVVALGVPLYLQLETIKKQLLPIMLSQLAGCIVGVISVVLIAKLMGASDEIIYSLAPKSVTTPIAMEVTKSLGGIPSLTAAVVVCVGLLGGILGFKTMKLTHIGSPMAQGLSLGAAAHAVGTSTAMDISRKYGAFASLGLTLNGIFTALLTPTILRLLGLL encoded by the coding sequence ATGAACTTTTTAGAAAACGAATTTTTCCTATTGGCTGTCACCTTCGGGATTTTCTTTCTGGCCAAACTCCTGCAGAAAAAGACCGGCATCATGTTGCTGAACCCCATCCTGCTGACAATTGCCATCCTCATTGTCTTCCTGAAGATGACACATATCAGTTATGAGACCTACAATGAAGGAGGACATCTGATAGAATTCTGGCTGAAACCCGCTGTTGTGGCCCTGGGAGTCCCCCTATACCTCCAATTGGAAACGATTAAGAAACAGCTGCTCCCCATCATGCTGTCACAACTTGCCGGCTGCATTGTGGGAGTTATCTCTGTCGTGCTGATAGCTAAATTGATGGGGGCTTCCGACGAGATTATCTACTCCCTGGCGCCCAAGTCGGTCACTACGCCGATAGCCATGGAAGTAACCAAGTCGCTGGGCGGCATTCCCTCACTTACCGCCGCCGTAGTGGTCTGTGTAGGCTTGCTGGGAGGAATACTGGGCTTCAAGACCATGAAACTGACCCACATCGGCAGTCCTATGGCACAAGGCCTTTCCTTGGGAGCCGCCGCCCACGCGGTAGGAACTTCCACAGCCATGGACATCAGCCGCAAATACGGCGCATTCGCCAGCCTCGGCCTGACCCTGAACGGTATTTTCACTGCATTGCTGACCCCAACTATTCTGCGATTATTAGGGCTACTCTAA
- a CDS encoding CidA/LrgA family protein gives MIRQCAILFGCLALGELIVFFTGIKLPSSIIGMLLLTLFLKLGWIKLHWVQGMSDFLVANLGFFFVPPGVALMLYFDVIASEFWPIVTASIISTLLVIVVTGWVHQLTRKIK, from the coding sequence ATGATTCGTCAATGCGCCATCCTTTTCGGATGCTTAGCTTTGGGTGAACTGATTGTTTTCTTTACGGGTATCAAGTTACCTTCCAGCATCATCGGTATGCTGTTGCTCACCCTATTCTTGAAATTGGGTTGGATTAAACTGCACTGGGTGCAGGGTATGTCCGACTTCCTGGTTGCCAACCTGGGCTTCTTCTTCGTACCGCCCGGTGTAGCTCTCATGCTTTACTTCGATGTCATCGCCTCCGAGTTCTGGCCGATAGTGACCGCTTCCATAATCAGCACCCTGCTGGTGATTGTAGTCACCGGATGGGTTCATCAACTAACACGTAAAATCAAATGA